AGGCTTATAAACGACTGGAAGCAGACTACAATGAACTGATGAACGACAGCCAGTCCAAGGGACTATGGAGCGCCATAAAGAATTTATTCTGCTAAATAAAGCAAAAACTCCGTGCAAAATTTCCGCACGGAGTTTTTTATTCAAAGCCACCGTTATCGCTGCATATACAGCAAAAATCACTAAAAAAGCTCGCAAAGCCTTCCACTCTGCGAGCTACAGTATCATATAAATGGTGGAGACAAGGAGGATCGAACTCCTGACCTCTTGCATGCCATGCAAGCGCTCTCCCAGCTGAGCTATGCCCCCACAAACCCCGGCCTTGCCGGTTGCTGACGTTTTTCGCTGTCAACATGTGTTATTATAGGGCATATGGAAGAGGTTGTCAACAGGTAATTTACAAAAAAAGAAGTTTTTTGTAAAAAAATTATTCATCCAGACTTTCCTGCCACCAAGCAAATTTTCTTCCCGCAGAAAGCTACACCATACCGCCAGACTTCATCCACACCTTGCGCACGAAACTCTGCCAGATAGTCTTTCTCCTCTGTCTGCGCCAAAGCCTGTCCTGCCATATCTTCCAGCTCTTCCTCGTGTTCTGCCACTTTGAACTCCATCAGAATGCCAGGAATGCCCACTTCCTTCGGAAAAATTCCCAGGTCAAACCTTCCATAGCCACTTTCCCGATTTGACACTACACGATACTTTGGCATAAGCCAGGCCATAATCCCCAACAGAAAACCATGATAGAAAGTTTCCTTTTCCGCCGTGTCATGAAAGCTGGCTATCTGTACCAGATATTCCTGCAACCCTTGGGCAAACTCCTCAGCCTGTCCACGCAGCAAATACCTCAGCAGGACGAAAAGGTCAGAATCCTCCAGCTCACCACGATAGCGGTTGACAATTTCAGTTTCATATACCGTACTCACTTCCATGTTAGGAATGGCAAGTTCGCAGTAAGTCCTCCCTCCCATAAACTCCGTATGCCTGGATGTCAGATAGCCAGTCGTCTGAAGCATGGTATACAGAGCGTCCTTGCTACGATAGATATCCGTATAAATAAGCCCCTCCTGGACAGCAGTTTCGACAGTCCCTCCCTGCAATAGAGTCAGCAGCTTCTTCTCATCTTTTTTGCCAGCCTGCTTCATAAGGCCAGCAATGATATCATTTCCGGAGGTATTGAGCCAGAAAATATCAGGCTTGCAATCATTGGCAAAATAGTTCACCACTGACCAGGGGTTATAAAGTTCACAACCTGAGAAGTTGTAGCCATCATACCATGCCTTCAATTCTTCCAGTTTATCTTCCCTGTCCAGTTCTCTGGCCAAACCAGCAGTTTCTTCAGGAGTAAAACCAAAAATATCTGCATACTTCCCATTCACCACTGTGGAAACTTCCAGATTGTTCAAGGCACTAAAGATACTTTCCTTGGCAATGCGGAGCACCCCGGTCAATACACCAAATCGCAGCGCAGTGTTTCCCTTGAGCGCTGCAGTAAGGAAAGTACGCATAAAGGCAATGGCTTCATCATAGTAGCTTTCCTTGGCAGACCAGGCCGCTTGAACAGGAGAATCATACTCGTCAATCAAAAGGATAACAGTCTTTTGGTGATAACTCTGCAGAAAATACAGCAGTTTTCCCAGAGCCAGCTGCAAATCCCCCTCCGCAGCCCGTCTCAGGAGTATATCCTCGAAATAAACACGCTCATCCGCACTCAGAAACTCATCATCATACAAATATCTAAACTCAGCATACAAATCATGCATGTGAGACGCTACCTGAACCACCATATCTGAGTATTTCAGAGGTTTGATATCCTTCAGGGACAACATAACCACCGGCCACTGCCCCTGCTCTTGCATATACCTGCCTCCAACCGCCTCGATATCTGTCCCGGCAAAGAGGGCACGATTCTCCTCTGCTCCCTTCAAGGTGAAGAAGTACTTCAGCATGCTCATAGCCATGCTCTTCCCAAAGCGGCGGGGACGAGTGATGAGGGTAACTTCGCTATGCTGGTCAAGAATCTCCTTGATAAACCTGGTCTTGTCTACAAAGTAGAAATCTTCCCGAAGCCGCTTGTAATCATCTGTACCAACTGGCAAACGCTTTGCCCCAGTCATCACAGCCCCTCCCCTGAATAATCAAAGTACTTGCTTCTTGCCGTACATATTCTCATAGTAGCTCTGATACTCGCCGGAGACGATATTCCGCCACCAATCTTCGTGCTCTTTGTACCACTCAACCGTAGCCTTGATGCCTACCTCAGGGCTGGTGGTGGGCTCCCAGCCCAATTCCTCACGGATCTTGGTGGGGTCAATGGCATAGCGGCGGTCATGCCCCTTTCTATCGGTGACATGCTCGATAAGCTCCTCGCCCTTGCCCAGCTCTTTCAGGATGGCCTTCACCACCTGGATGTTCTGCCTCTCGTTATGTCCACCGATATTGTAGACCTCTCCTACCTTGCCCTTGCGCAGGATGATTTCGATAGCGGCACAGTGATCCTTCACAAAGAGCCAGTCACGGACATTGAGGCCATCGCCGTAAACGGGCAGCTTCTTGTCATGCATGGCGTTGATGATCATGAGGGGAATAAGCTTCTCCGGGAAGTGGAAGGGCCCGTAGTTGTTGGAGCAACGGGAGATGGTCACCGGCAGGCCAAAGGTGCGGTGATAAGCCATGACCAACAGGTCTGCAGAGGCCTTGGAAGCAGAGTAAGGGCTGCTGGTATGAAGCGGCGTCTCCTCGGTGAAGAAGAGGTCGGGACGGTCAAGAGGCAGGTCGCCATAAACCTCATCTGTGGACACCTGATGGTAGCGCTTGATGCCATACTTGCGGCAGGCATCCATGAGCACACTGGTGCCGATGACATTGGTCTGGAGGAAAACTTCCGGGTTCTCAATGGAGCGGTCCACATGGGACTCAGCGGCAAAATTCACGATGACATCCGGCTTTTCTTCCTCGAACATCTTGTAAACAGCCTCGCGGTCTGCGATATCGCCCTTGATGAATTTGAACTGCTTGTTCTTCTGTGCTTCTTCCAGGGTAGCCAGGTTGCCTGCATAGGTCAGCTTGTC
This genomic interval from Selenomonas sp. AB3002 contains the following:
- a CDS encoding AAA family ATPase; this encodes MTGAKRLPVGTDDYKRLREDFYFVDKTRFIKEILDQHSEVTLITRPRRFGKSMAMSMLKYFFTLKGAEENRALFAGTDIEAVGGRYMQEQGQWPVVMLSLKDIKPLKYSDMVVQVASHMHDLYAEFRYLYDDEFLSADERVYFEDILLRRAAEGDLQLALGKLLYFLQSYHQKTVILLIDEYDSPVQAAWSAKESYYDEAIAFMRTFLTAALKGNTALRFGVLTGVLRIAKESIFSALNNLEVSTVVNGKYADIFGFTPEETAGLARELDREDKLEELKAWYDGYNFSGCELYNPWSVVNYFANDCKPDIFWLNTSGNDIIAGLMKQAGKKDEKKLLTLLQGGTVETAVQEGLIYTDIYRSKDALYTMLQTTGYLTSRHTEFMGGRTYCELAIPNMEVSTVYETEIVNRYRGELEDSDLFVLLRYLLRGQAEEFAQGLQEYLVQIASFHDTAEKETFYHGFLLGIMAWLMPKYRVVSNRESGYGRFDLGIFPKEVGIPGILMEFKVAEHEEELEDMAGQALAQTEEKDYLAEFRAQGVDEVWRYGVAFCGKKICLVAGKSG
- the rfbB gene encoding dTDP-glucose 4,6-dehydratase — its product is MNIVVTGGAGFIGANFVYYMLENRPEDRIICYDKLTYAGNLATLEEAQKNKQFKFIKGDIADREAVYKMFEEEKPDVIVNFAAESHVDRSIENPEVFLQTNVIGTSVLMDACRKYGIKRYHQVSTDEVYGDLPLDRPDLFFTEETPLHTSSPYSASKASADLLVMAYHRTFGLPVTISRCSNNYGPFHFPEKLIPLMIINAMHDKKLPVYGDGLNVRDWLFVKDHCAAIEIILRKGKVGEVYNIGGHNERQNIQVVKAILKELGKGEELIEHVTDRKGHDRRYAIDPTKIREELGWEPTTSPEVGIKATVEWYKEHEDWWRNIVSGEYQSYYENMYGKKQVL